From a single Mus musculus strain C57BL/6J chromosome 12, GRCm38.p6 C57BL/6J genomic region:
- the Zfyve21 gene encoding zinc finger FYVE domain-containing protein 21 isoform X2: MSSGVAARRDAKKLVRSPSGLRMVPEHRAFGSPFGLEEPQWVPDKECPRCMQCDAKFDFITRKHHCRRCGKCFCDRCCSQKVPLRRMCFVDPVRQCADCALVSHREAEFYDKQLKVLLSGATFLVTFGDSEKPETMVCRLSNNQRCLVLDGDSHREIEIAHVCTVQILTEGFTPGEKDIHTYTSLLGSLLASEAGSTRATGMLLQYTVPGAEAAAQLRLMAGEDASGSKRQAAAWLAAMHKATKLLYESRDQ, encoded by the exons ATGTCCTCGGGGGTGGCCGCGCGTCGCGACGCCAAGAAGCTTGTGCGCTCGCCAAGTGGCCTGCGCATGGTGCCGGAGCACCGCGCCTTCGGAAGCCCTTTCGGCTTGGAGGAGCCGCAGTGGGTTCCGGACAAGGAG TGCCCAAGATGTATGCAGTGTGATGCCAAGTTTGACTTCATCACCAGAAAG CATCACTGCCGCCGCTGTGGGAAGTGCTTCTGCGACAGGTGCTGCAGCCAGAAGGTGCCACTTCGGCGCATGTGCTTCGTGGACCCAGTGCGCCAGTGTGCTGACTGTGCCCTGGTGTCCCACCGAGAGGCGGAGTTTTATGACAAGCAGCTGAAGGTGCTCCTAAGTG GAGCTACCTTCCTTGTTACTTTTGGGGACTCAGAGAAGCCCGAGACCATGGTTTGTCGTCTTTCCAACAACCAGAG GTGCTTGGTTCTGGATGGGGACAGTCATCGTGAAATCGAGATTGCACATGTCTGTACTGTTCAGATTCTCACAGAAGGCTTCACTCCTGGAG AAAAAGACATTCACACTTATACCAGCCTCCTGGGGAGCCTGCTTGCCTCTGAAG CAGGCAGCACCCGAGCCACTGGCATGCTCCTGCAGTACACAGTGCCAGGGGCAGAGGCTGCAGCACAGCTGAGGCTGATGGCCGGAGAGGACGCGAGCGGCAGCAAGAGGCAGGCAGCAGCGTGGCTGGCAGCCATGCACAAG GCTACCAAGCTCCTCTATGAATCACGAGACCAGTAA
- the Zfyve21 gene encoding zinc finger FYVE domain-containing protein 21 isoform 2 (isoform 2 is encoded by transcript variant 2): protein MSSGVAARRDAKKLVRSPSGLRMVPEHRAFGSPFGLEEPQWVPDKECPRCMQCDAKFDFITRKHHCRRCGKCFCDRCCSQKVPLRRMCFVDPVRQCADCALVSHREAEFYDKQLKVLLSGATFLVTFGDSEKPETMVCRLSNNQRCLVLDGDSHREIEIAHVCTVQILTEGFTPGVEKDIHTYTSLLGSLLASEAGSTRATGMLLQYTVPGAEAAAQLRLMAGEDASGSKRQAAAWLAAMHKATKLLYESRDQ from the exons ATGTCCTCGGGGGTGGCCGCGCGTCGCGACGCCAAGAAGCTTGTGCGCTCGCCAAGTGGCCTGCGCATGGTGCCGGAGCACCGCGCCTTCGGAAGCCCTTTCGGCTTGGAGGAGCCGCAGTGGGTTCCGGACAAGGAG TGCCCAAGATGTATGCAGTGTGATGCCAAGTTTGACTTCATCACCAGAAAG CATCACTGCCGCCGCTGTGGGAAGTGCTTCTGCGACAGGTGCTGCAGCCAGAAGGTGCCACTTCGGCGCATGTGCTTCGTGGACCCAGTGCGCCAGTGTGCTGACTGTGCCCTGGTGTCCCACCGAGAGGCGGAGTTTTATGACAAGCAGCTGAAGGTGCTCCTAAGTG GAGCTACCTTCCTTGTTACTTTTGGGGACTCAGAGAAGCCCGAGACCATGGTTTGTCGTCTTTCCAACAACCAGAG GTGCTTGGTTCTGGATGGGGACAGTCATCGTGAAATCGAGATTGCACATGTCTGTACTGTTCAGATTCTCACAGAAGGCTTCACTCCTGGAG TAGAAAAAGACATTCACACTTATACCAGCCTCCTGGGGAGCCTGCTTGCCTCTGAAG CAGGCAGCACCCGAGCCACTGGCATGCTCCTGCAGTACACAGTGCCAGGGGCAGAGGCTGCAGCACAGCTGAGGCTGATGGCCGGAGAGGACGCGAGCGGCAGCAAGAGGCAGGCAGCAGCGTGGCTGGCAGCCATGCACAAG GCTACCAAGCTCCTCTATGAATCACGAGACCAGTAA
- the Zfyve21 gene encoding zinc finger FYVE domain-containing protein 21 isoform X5, whose translation MSSGVAARRDAKKLVRSPSGLRMVPEHRAFGSPFGLEEPQWVPDKECPRCMQCDAKFDFITRKHHCRRCGKCFCDRCCSQKVPLRRMCFVDPVRQCADCALVSHREAEFYDKQLKVLLSGATFLVTFGDSEKPETMVCRLSNNQRCLVLDGDSHREIEIAHVCTVQILTEGFTPGGSTRATGMLLQYTVPGAEAAAQLRLMAGEDASGSKRQAAAWLAAMHKATKLLYESRDQ comes from the exons ATGTCCTCGGGGGTGGCCGCGCGTCGCGACGCCAAGAAGCTTGTGCGCTCGCCAAGTGGCCTGCGCATGGTGCCGGAGCACCGCGCCTTCGGAAGCCCTTTCGGCTTGGAGGAGCCGCAGTGGGTTCCGGACAAGGAG TGCCCAAGATGTATGCAGTGTGATGCCAAGTTTGACTTCATCACCAGAAAG CATCACTGCCGCCGCTGTGGGAAGTGCTTCTGCGACAGGTGCTGCAGCCAGAAGGTGCCACTTCGGCGCATGTGCTTCGTGGACCCAGTGCGCCAGTGTGCTGACTGTGCCCTGGTGTCCCACCGAGAGGCGGAGTTTTATGACAAGCAGCTGAAGGTGCTCCTAAGTG GAGCTACCTTCCTTGTTACTTTTGGGGACTCAGAGAAGCCCGAGACCATGGTTTGTCGTCTTTCCAACAACCAGAG GTGCTTGGTTCTGGATGGGGACAGTCATCGTGAAATCGAGATTGCACATGTCTGTACTGTTCAGATTCTCACAGAAGGCTTCACTCCTGGAG GCAGCACCCGAGCCACTGGCATGCTCCTGCAGTACACAGTGCCAGGGGCAGAGGCTGCAGCACAGCTGAGGCTGATGGCCGGAGAGGACGCGAGCGGCAGCAAGAGGCAGGCAGCAGCGTGGCTGGCAGCCATGCACAAG GCTACCAAGCTCCTCTATGAATCACGAGACCAGTAA
- the Zfyve21 gene encoding zinc finger FYVE domain-containing protein 21 isoform X3: MSSGVAARRDAKKLVRSPSGLRMVPEHRAFGSPFGLEEPQWVPDKECPRCMQCDAKFDFITRKHHCRRCGKCFCDRCCSQKVPLRRMCFVDPVRQCADCALVSHREAEFYDKQLKVLLSGATFLVTFGDSEKPETMVCRLSNNQRCLVLDGDSHREIEIAHVCTVQILTEGFTPGVEKDIHTYTSLLGSLLASEGSTRATGMLLQYTVPGAEAAAQLRLMAGEDASGSKRQAAAWLAAMHKATKLLYESRDQ, translated from the exons ATGTCCTCGGGGGTGGCCGCGCGTCGCGACGCCAAGAAGCTTGTGCGCTCGCCAAGTGGCCTGCGCATGGTGCCGGAGCACCGCGCCTTCGGAAGCCCTTTCGGCTTGGAGGAGCCGCAGTGGGTTCCGGACAAGGAG TGCCCAAGATGTATGCAGTGTGATGCCAAGTTTGACTTCATCACCAGAAAG CATCACTGCCGCCGCTGTGGGAAGTGCTTCTGCGACAGGTGCTGCAGCCAGAAGGTGCCACTTCGGCGCATGTGCTTCGTGGACCCAGTGCGCCAGTGTGCTGACTGTGCCCTGGTGTCCCACCGAGAGGCGGAGTTTTATGACAAGCAGCTGAAGGTGCTCCTAAGTG GAGCTACCTTCCTTGTTACTTTTGGGGACTCAGAGAAGCCCGAGACCATGGTTTGTCGTCTTTCCAACAACCAGAG GTGCTTGGTTCTGGATGGGGACAGTCATCGTGAAATCGAGATTGCACATGTCTGTACTGTTCAGATTCTCACAGAAGGCTTCACTCCTGGAG TAGAAAAAGACATTCACACTTATACCAGCCTCCTGGGGAGCCTGCTTGCCTCTGAAG GCAGCACCCGAGCCACTGGCATGCTCCTGCAGTACACAGTGCCAGGGGCAGAGGCTGCAGCACAGCTGAGGCTGATGGCCGGAGAGGACGCGAGCGGCAGCAAGAGGCAGGCAGCAGCGTGGCTGGCAGCCATGCACAAG GCTACCAAGCTCCTCTATGAATCACGAGACCAGTAA
- the Zfyve21 gene encoding zinc finger FYVE domain-containing protein 21 isoform X6, giving the protein MQCDAKFDFITRKHHCRRCGKCFCDRCCSQKVPLRRMCFVDPVRQCADCALVSHREAEFYDKQLKVLLSGATFLVTFGDSEKPETMVCRLSNNQRCLVLDGDSHREIEIAHVCTVQILTEGFTPGVEKDIHTYTSLLGSLLASEAGSTRATGMLLQYTVPGAEAAAQLRLMAGEDASGSKRQAAAWLAAMHKATKLLYESRDQ; this is encoded by the exons ATGCAGTGTGATGCCAAGTTTGACTTCATCACCAGAAAG CATCACTGCCGCCGCTGTGGGAAGTGCTTCTGCGACAGGTGCTGCAGCCAGAAGGTGCCACTTCGGCGCATGTGCTTCGTGGACCCAGTGCGCCAGTGTGCTGACTGTGCCCTGGTGTCCCACCGAGAGGCGGAGTTTTATGACAAGCAGCTGAAGGTGCTCCTAAGTG GAGCTACCTTCCTTGTTACTTTTGGGGACTCAGAGAAGCCCGAGACCATGGTTTGTCGTCTTTCCAACAACCAGAG GTGCTTGGTTCTGGATGGGGACAGTCATCGTGAAATCGAGATTGCACATGTCTGTACTGTTCAGATTCTCACAGAAGGCTTCACTCCTGGAG TAGAAAAAGACATTCACACTTATACCAGCCTCCTGGGGAGCCTGCTTGCCTCTGAAG CAGGCAGCACCCGAGCCACTGGCATGCTCCTGCAGTACACAGTGCCAGGGGCAGAGGCTGCAGCACAGCTGAGGCTGATGGCCGGAGAGGACGCGAGCGGCAGCAAGAGGCAGGCAGCAGCGTGGCTGGCAGCCATGCACAAG GCTACCAAGCTCCTCTATGAATCACGAGACCAGTAA
- the Zfyve21 gene encoding zinc finger FYVE domain-containing protein 21 isoform 1 (isoform 1 is encoded by transcript variant 1): MSSGVAARRDAKKLVRSPSGLRMVPEHRAFGSPFGLEEPQWVPDKECPRCMQCDAKFDFITRKHHCRRCGKCFCDRCCSQKVPLRRMCFVDPVRQCADCALVSHREAEFYDKQLKVLLSGATFLVTFGDSEKPETMVCRLSNNQRCLVLDGDSHREIEIAHVCTVQILTEGFTPGAGSTRATGMLLQYTVPGAEAAAQLRLMAGEDASGSKRQAAAWLAAMHKATKLLYESRDQ; this comes from the exons ATGTCCTCGGGGGTGGCCGCGCGTCGCGACGCCAAGAAGCTTGTGCGCTCGCCAAGTGGCCTGCGCATGGTGCCGGAGCACCGCGCCTTCGGAAGCCCTTTCGGCTTGGAGGAGCCGCAGTGGGTTCCGGACAAGGAG TGCCCAAGATGTATGCAGTGTGATGCCAAGTTTGACTTCATCACCAGAAAG CATCACTGCCGCCGCTGTGGGAAGTGCTTCTGCGACAGGTGCTGCAGCCAGAAGGTGCCACTTCGGCGCATGTGCTTCGTGGACCCAGTGCGCCAGTGTGCTGACTGTGCCCTGGTGTCCCACCGAGAGGCGGAGTTTTATGACAAGCAGCTGAAGGTGCTCCTAAGTG GAGCTACCTTCCTTGTTACTTTTGGGGACTCAGAGAAGCCCGAGACCATGGTTTGTCGTCTTTCCAACAACCAGAG GTGCTTGGTTCTGGATGGGGACAGTCATCGTGAAATCGAGATTGCACATGTCTGTACTGTTCAGATTCTCACAGAAGGCTTCACTCCTGGAG CAGGCAGCACCCGAGCCACTGGCATGCTCCTGCAGTACACAGTGCCAGGGGCAGAGGCTGCAGCACAGCTGAGGCTGATGGCCGGAGAGGACGCGAGCGGCAGCAAGAGGCAGGCAGCAGCGTGGCTGGCAGCCATGCACAAG GCTACCAAGCTCCTCTATGAATCACGAGACCAGTAA
- the Xrcc3 gene encoding DNA repair protein XRCC3: protein MDLDQLDLNPRITAAVKRGRLKSVKEILCYSGPDLQRLTGLPSHDVQCLLRAASLHLRGSRVLSALHLFQQKESFPEQHQRLSLGCPVLDQFLGGGLPLEGITGLAGCSSAGKTQLALQLCLAVQFPRQYGGLEAGAVYICTEDAFPSKRLWQLIAQQRRLRTDAPEELIEKIRFSNHIFIEHAADVDTLLECVSKKVPILLSRGMARLVVVDSIAAPFRCEFHLQASAIRAKLLLSLGATLRRLSSTFRSPVLCINQVTDMVEDQQSVSRSLGASEERLSPALGITWANQLLMRLMVDRTHEDDVTTGLPRSPVRTLRVLFAPHLPLSSCCYTVSGEGIRGMPGTQSY, encoded by the exons ATGGACTTGGATCAGCTGGACCTAAACCCCCGAATTACTGCTGCGGTTAAgaggg GCAGACTGAAGTCAGTGAAGGAGATTCTGTGCTACTCCGGACCAGACTTGCAGCGGCTCACCGGCCTGCCCAGCCACGATGTGCAGTGCCTGCTGAGAGCTGCCTCTCTACACCTTCGGGGAAGCCGCGTCCTCTCAG CACTGCATCTGTTCCAGCAGAAGGAGAGCTTCCCTGAGCAGCATCAACGCCTGAGCCTAGGCTGCCCTGTCCTGGATCAGTTCCTGGGTGGAGGCCTGCCCCTGGAGGGCATCACTGGCCTGGCTGGCTGCAGCTCAGCAGGAAAGACCCAGCTGGCGCTACAGCTCTGCCTGGCTGTGCAGTTCCCAAGACAATATGGAGGCCTAGAGGCCG GGGCTGTCTACATCTGCACAGAAGATGCCTTCCCCAGCAAGCGGCTGTGGCAGCTCATCGCGCAGCAGCGGAGGCTGCGGACAGACGCGCCTGAGGAGCTGATCGAGAAGATCAGGTTCAGCAACCACATCTTCATTGAACACGCGGCCGACGTG GACACCTTGTTGGAGTGTGTGAGTAAGAAAGTCCCCATCCTGCTGTCGAGGGGCATGGCCCGCCTGGTGGTGGTTGACTCCATTGCAGCCCCATTTCGTTGTGAGTTCCACCTTCAGGCCTCAGCCATCAGGGCGAAGCTCCTGCTCTCGCTGGGGGCCACACTGCGAAGACTGAGCAGCACCTTCAGGAGCCCAGTGCTGTGCATCAACCAG gtgacAGACATggtggaggaccagcagtctgtGTCCAGGTCACTAGG GGCTTCAGAAGAgcgcctctctccagcccttggcatCACCTGGGCTAACCAGCTCCTGATGCGACTGATGGTTGACCGCACCCATGAGGACGATGttaccacaggcttgcccagaaGCCCAGTTCGGACTCTCCGAGTGCTCTTCGCCCCCCACCTacccctctcctcctgctgctaCACAGTCAGTGGGGAAGGCATTAGGGGGATGCCAGGAACACAGTCCTACTAA
- the Xrcc3 gene encoding DNA repair protein XRCC3 isoform X2 encodes MDLDQLDLNPRITAAVKRGRLKSVKEILCYSGPDLQRLTGLPSHDVQCLLRAASLHLRGSRVLSGAVYICTEDAFPSKRLWQLIAQQRRLRTDAPEELIEKIRFSNHIFIEHAADVDTLLECVSKKVPILLSRGMARLVVVDSIAAPFRCEFHLQASAIRAKLLLSLGATLRRLSSTFRSPVLCINQVTDMVEDQQSVSRSLGASEERLSPALGITWANQLLMRLMVDRTHEDDVTTGLPRSPVRTLRVLFAPHLPLSSCCYTVSGEGIRGMPGTQSY; translated from the exons ATGGACTTGGATCAGCTGGACCTAAACCCCCGAATTACTGCTGCGGTTAAgaggg GCAGACTGAAGTCAGTGAAGGAGATTCTGTGCTACTCCGGACCAGACTTGCAGCGGCTCACCGGCCTGCCCAGCCACGATGTGCAGTGCCTGCTGAGAGCTGCCTCTCTACACCTTCGGGGAAGCCGCGTCCTCTCAG GGGCTGTCTACATCTGCACAGAAGATGCCTTCCCCAGCAAGCGGCTGTGGCAGCTCATCGCGCAGCAGCGGAGGCTGCGGACAGACGCGCCTGAGGAGCTGATCGAGAAGATCAGGTTCAGCAACCACATCTTCATTGAACACGCGGCCGACGTG GACACCTTGTTGGAGTGTGTGAGTAAGAAAGTCCCCATCCTGCTGTCGAGGGGCATGGCCCGCCTGGTGGTGGTTGACTCCATTGCAGCCCCATTTCGTTGTGAGTTCCACCTTCAGGCCTCAGCCATCAGGGCGAAGCTCCTGCTCTCGCTGGGGGCCACACTGCGAAGACTGAGCAGCACCTTCAGGAGCCCAGTGCTGTGCATCAACCAG gtgacAGACATggtggaggaccagcagtctgtGTCCAGGTCACTAGG GGCTTCAGAAGAgcgcctctctccagcccttggcatCACCTGGGCTAACCAGCTCCTGATGCGACTGATGGTTGACCGCACCCATGAGGACGATGttaccacaggcttgcccagaaGCCCAGTTCGGACTCTCCGAGTGCTCTTCGCCCCCCACCTacccctctcctcctgctgctaCACAGTCAGTGGGGAAGGCATTAGGGGGATGCCAGGAACACAGTCCTACTAA
- the Zfyve21 gene encoding zinc finger FYVE domain-containing protein 21 isoform X4 encodes MSSGVAARRDAKKLVRSPSGLRMVPEHRAFGSPFGLEEPQWVPDKECPRCMQCDAKFDFITRKHHCRRCGKCFCDRCCSQKVPLRRMCFVDPVRQCADCALVSHREAEFYDKQLKVLLSGATFLVTFGDSEKPETMVCRLSNNQRCLVLDGDSHREIEIAHVCTVQILTEGFTPGEKDIHTYTSLLGSLLASEGSTRATGMLLQYTVPGAEAAAQLRLMAGEDASGSKRQAAAWLAAMHKATKLLYESRDQ; translated from the exons ATGTCCTCGGGGGTGGCCGCGCGTCGCGACGCCAAGAAGCTTGTGCGCTCGCCAAGTGGCCTGCGCATGGTGCCGGAGCACCGCGCCTTCGGAAGCCCTTTCGGCTTGGAGGAGCCGCAGTGGGTTCCGGACAAGGAG TGCCCAAGATGTATGCAGTGTGATGCCAAGTTTGACTTCATCACCAGAAAG CATCACTGCCGCCGCTGTGGGAAGTGCTTCTGCGACAGGTGCTGCAGCCAGAAGGTGCCACTTCGGCGCATGTGCTTCGTGGACCCAGTGCGCCAGTGTGCTGACTGTGCCCTGGTGTCCCACCGAGAGGCGGAGTTTTATGACAAGCAGCTGAAGGTGCTCCTAAGTG GAGCTACCTTCCTTGTTACTTTTGGGGACTCAGAGAAGCCCGAGACCATGGTTTGTCGTCTTTCCAACAACCAGAG GTGCTTGGTTCTGGATGGGGACAGTCATCGTGAAATCGAGATTGCACATGTCTGTACTGTTCAGATTCTCACAGAAGGCTTCACTCCTGGAG AAAAAGACATTCACACTTATACCAGCCTCCTGGGGAGCCTGCTTGCCTCTGAAG GCAGCACCCGAGCCACTGGCATGCTCCTGCAGTACACAGTGCCAGGGGCAGAGGCTGCAGCACAGCTGAGGCTGATGGCCGGAGAGGACGCGAGCGGCAGCAAGAGGCAGGCAGCAGCGTGGCTGGCAGCCATGCACAAG GCTACCAAGCTCCTCTATGAATCACGAGACCAGTAA